In Amycolatopsis endophytica, the following are encoded in one genomic region:
- a CDS encoding FAD-binding oxidoreductase codes for MALDRDFAGALADVVGAGHVHQAPGDLAVYARDATPLFHQVPDAVVFPATTEQVARVLRLATAHRVPVVPRGAGSNLCAATVPVRGGIVLALTRMTQILEISTDELLARVQPGVTTARLADAATARNLLYAPDPGSRTTATVGGNIATCAGGLRGLKYGVTRNYVLGLEAVLPTGEVVRTGGRLWKDVAGYDLTRLLTGSEGTLAVITEATVALLPAPAESNTGVAYFESLTEASRAVGAIISAGIVPATLEFLDRKCVAVVEEYAGLGLRLDAGALLLFGEDGPLATVAANMLRMRQICAETGALEVTVAEDIVRSEALLAARRCSLPALSRLGSLTVLEDVTVPRPRMPEMVGRIDEIADRFDLQIATFGHAGDGNLHPTCVLDPDDEDAVGRVHKAFAEVFRAAIRLDGTITGEHGVGSAKLPFLADRLGATQLGLLRRIKTAFDPAGILNPGKLGS; via the coding sequence ATGGCCCTCGACCGTGACTTCGCCGGCGCACTGGCCGACGTGGTCGGTGCCGGTCACGTCCACCAGGCGCCCGGTGACCTCGCGGTCTACGCCAGGGACGCGACCCCGCTGTTCCACCAGGTGCCGGACGCGGTGGTCTTCCCGGCCACCACCGAGCAGGTCGCCCGCGTCCTGAGGCTGGCCACCGCACACCGGGTTCCGGTCGTGCCGCGTGGCGCGGGCTCCAACCTGTGCGCGGCCACCGTGCCGGTGCGCGGCGGGATCGTCCTCGCGCTGACCCGAATGACGCAGATCCTGGAAATCAGCACGGACGAGTTGCTCGCGCGGGTCCAGCCGGGCGTGACGACGGCGCGGCTCGCAGACGCCGCCACCGCCCGCAACCTCCTCTACGCGCCAGATCCGGGAAGCCGCACGACCGCTACGGTCGGTGGCAACATCGCCACGTGCGCCGGCGGGCTGCGCGGACTGAAGTACGGCGTGACCCGCAACTACGTGCTCGGCCTGGAAGCGGTCCTGCCCACCGGTGAGGTCGTGCGCACCGGCGGTCGCCTGTGGAAGGACGTCGCCGGATACGACCTGACCCGGCTGCTCACCGGCTCGGAGGGCACGCTCGCCGTGATCACCGAGGCGACCGTGGCGCTGCTGCCCGCGCCCGCCGAGAGCAACACCGGCGTCGCCTACTTCGAATCGCTCACCGAGGCGTCCCGTGCCGTCGGCGCGATCATCTCGGCGGGGATTGTGCCGGCCACGCTGGAGTTCCTCGACCGCAAGTGCGTCGCCGTGGTGGAGGAGTACGCAGGTCTCGGGTTGCGTCTGGATGCCGGCGCGCTGCTGCTGTTCGGGGAAGACGGTCCGCTTGCGACGGTCGCGGCGAACATGCTGCGCATGCGCCAGATCTGCGCGGAGACCGGTGCACTCGAAGTCACCGTGGCCGAGGATATCGTGCGCTCCGAAGCGCTGCTGGCGGCGCGCCGGTGTTCATTGCCCGCGCTGTCCCGGCTCGGGTCGCTGACGGTGCTGGAGGACGTGACAGTGCCGCGACCGCGGATGCCCGAGATGGTCGGGCGGATCGACGAGATCGCGGACCGGTTCGATCTGCAGATCGCGACGTTCGGTCACGCGGGTGACGGCAACCTGCACCCGACGTGCGTGCTGGACCCGGACGACGAGGACGCCGTCGGCCGGGTGCACAAGGCGTTCGCCGAGGTGTTCCGTGCCGCGATCCGGCTCGACGGCACGATCACCGGCGAGCACGGCGTCGGCTCGGCGAAACTGCCGTTCCTCGCCGACCGGCTCGGCGCGACCCAGCTCGGCCTGCTGCGCAGGATCAAGACCGCGTTCGACCCGGCGGGCATCCTCAACCCCGGAAAGCTCGGTTCATGA
- a CDS encoding fumarylacetoacetate hydrolase family protein produces MKLMQVGDPGRERPVVLEDGRHYDLAPLTPAVDGPFLARDGVRRVRTALADGVLREIDVVGMRIGAPITRPGAVLCIGQNYAAHAAETGDPPPAEPILFHKSPNTVVGPYDQVLIPRGSERTDWEVELGVVIGKRARYLEALSDARACIAGYITSDDVSERSFQLGRPGGQWSKGKSCETFNPVGPWLVPADEVPDPQVLEIRSWVNGEPRQDSKTSDMVFTVDEIIWHLSQFLVLEPGDLVNTGTPEGVALSGRFAYLRAGDVVETEVSGLGRQRNECGQA; encoded by the coding sequence ATGAAACTGATGCAGGTGGGCGATCCCGGCCGGGAACGTCCCGTCGTGCTGGAAGACGGCCGCCACTACGACCTGGCGCCGCTGACCCCCGCCGTTGACGGGCCCTTCCTGGCGCGCGACGGGGTGCGCCGGGTGCGGACGGCGCTCGCGGACGGTGTGCTGCGCGAGATCGACGTGGTCGGGATGCGGATCGGGGCGCCGATCACCCGGCCGGGCGCCGTTCTGTGCATCGGGCAGAACTACGCGGCCCACGCGGCCGAGACCGGTGATCCGCCGCCCGCCGAGCCGATCCTGTTCCACAAGTCGCCCAACACGGTCGTCGGCCCGTACGACCAGGTGCTGATCCCCCGCGGATCGGAGCGCACCGACTGGGAGGTCGAACTCGGCGTCGTCATCGGGAAGCGCGCGCGATACCTGGAAGCGCTTTCCGACGCCCGCGCGTGCATCGCCGGGTACATCACCTCCGACGACGTCTCCGAACGGTCCTTCCAGCTCGGCAGGCCCGGCGGTCAGTGGTCCAAGGGCAAGTCGTGTGAGACGTTCAACCCGGTAGGGCCGTGGCTGGTTCCCGCGGACGAGGTGCCAGACCCGCAGGTGCTGGAGATCCGCTCGTGGGTCAACGGCGAACCCCGCCAGGACTCGAAGACCTCGGACATGGTCTTCACCGTCGACGAGATCATCTGGCACCTCTCCCAGTTCCTGGTGCTGGAACCGGGCGACCTGGTGAACACCGGCACCCCCGAGGGCGTCGCGCTGTCCGGCCGCTTCGCCTACCTACGGGCCGGCGATGTCGTCGAGACCGAGGTGTCCGGCCTCGGACGCCAGCGCAACGAGTGCGGCCAGGCCTGA
- a CDS encoding M81 family metallopeptidase — protein sequence MRFATLGLYHEANTFSPLKADRRLFESGGVVRDAEIIRDYAESATTLGGYFTAARQLDIDIEPILFAFVTPIGAITEDAFEWLVGEMLAELEARGPWDGVLLNLHGAAVAEHLPDVDGEIASRVRAVVGPDVPVGAVLDLHANVSRQLVEALTVTLVYQTNPHVDARERGIDCTKMIAATVRGEIRPQQALVPLPLVVNIARQDTDEKPMAELMARARAIASWPGLLSASVVEGFPYADVPHMGMSCIAIHDGGEAEAEAAAQELASQVWKHRAELQARERSVHEALELAAREPSGPVVLLDVGDNIGGGAPGDSTVILRAALDSGARPLVQTLSDPESVRRCIEAGVGAGVNLHVGAKNPHSAGKPVEVRGTVRTVSDGRFEEPTATHGGFRFFDQGPTAVLDTVEGHTLVLGSKAVMNSSLQQLLSVGVDPGRYHIVVAKGVNSPRASYGTIARRMVVVDTEGITAMNLERFTYQHRRKPLYPFEAAEFPE from the coding sequence ATGCGCTTCGCCACCCTTGGCCTCTACCACGAGGCCAACACGTTCTCTCCGCTCAAGGCCGACCGGCGGCTCTTCGAAAGCGGTGGAGTCGTGCGTGACGCCGAGATCATCAGGGACTACGCCGAATCGGCGACGACGCTCGGCGGATACTTCACGGCGGCTCGGCAGCTGGACATCGACATCGAGCCGATCCTCTTCGCCTTCGTGACGCCGATCGGCGCCATCACCGAGGACGCCTTCGAATGGCTGGTGGGTGAAATGCTCGCCGAGCTCGAGGCCAGGGGCCCGTGGGACGGTGTTCTGCTGAACCTGCACGGTGCGGCCGTGGCGGAACACCTGCCTGACGTGGACGGTGAGATCGCTTCCAGAGTGCGTGCAGTGGTCGGGCCGGACGTTCCCGTCGGCGCTGTCCTCGATCTGCACGCGAACGTGTCCCGGCAGCTGGTCGAGGCGCTTACGGTGACGCTCGTCTACCAGACGAACCCGCACGTGGACGCCAGGGAACGGGGGATCGACTGCACGAAGATGATCGCGGCCACCGTGCGTGGCGAGATCCGGCCCCAGCAGGCGCTGGTGCCGCTGCCCCTGGTCGTGAACATCGCGCGGCAGGACACCGACGAGAAGCCGATGGCCGAGCTGATGGCGAGAGCCCGCGCAATCGCCTCGTGGCCAGGTCTCCTCTCGGCCAGCGTCGTCGAGGGCTTCCCCTACGCGGACGTCCCGCACATGGGAATGTCCTGCATCGCGATCCACGATGGCGGCGAGGCCGAGGCCGAAGCGGCGGCGCAGGAGTTGGCCAGCCAGGTCTGGAAGCACCGCGCGGAGTTGCAGGCCCGGGAGCGTTCCGTGCACGAGGCGCTGGAGCTCGCGGCGCGGGAGCCGTCGGGGCCGGTGGTGTTGCTGGACGTCGGCGACAACATCGGGGGTGGGGCACCGGGTGATTCGACCGTCATCCTGCGCGCCGCGCTGGACAGCGGGGCCCGTCCGTTGGTGCAGACGTTGTCGGACCCGGAATCCGTGCGCCGGTGCATCGAGGCCGGCGTAGGGGCGGGGGTGAACCTCCACGTGGGGGCGAAGAACCCGCACTCCGCCGGCAAACCTGTCGAGGTTCGGGGGACGGTCCGGACGGTGTCCGACGGGCGGTTCGAGGAGCCGACCGCGACGCACGGTGGGTTCCGGTTCTTCGACCAGGGGCCGACGGCGGTGCTCGACACCGTGGAGGGCCACACGCTCGTCCTCGGCTCGAAGGCCGTCATGAACTCCAGCCTGCAGCAGCTCCTCAGCGTCGGCGTCGATCCGGGGCGCTACCACATCGTCGTCGCCAAAGGGGTGAACTCGCCGCGGGCCTCCTACGGCACGATCGCGCGCCGCATGGTCGTCGTCGACACCGAGGGCATCACCGCGATGAACCTGGAGCGGTTCACCTACCAGCACCGGCGCAAGCCGTTGTACCCCTTCGAAGCAGCGGAATTCCCGGAGTAG
- a CDS encoding RidA family protein, producing the protein MTGTMNRDGNTAKFAAFVRAGDFVFVSGQASVDEDGSIVPGTFAEEMHRSLGNVIRVLAAAGLELSDVVKVGAYVRDAGDLAEFNRLYTEYFTHPLPARTTVTGCLPESIRFEVDVVAHTGG; encoded by the coding sequence GTGACGGGAACCATGAACCGGGACGGCAACACCGCGAAGTTCGCTGCGTTCGTGCGCGCCGGTGATTTCGTGTTCGTTTCCGGTCAGGCCTCGGTCGACGAAGACGGTTCCATCGTGCCCGGCACCTTCGCGGAGGAGATGCACCGATCGCTCGGCAACGTGATCCGCGTGCTCGCCGCCGCCGGGCTCGAACTGTCCGACGTAGTCAAGGTCGGCGCCTACGTCCGCGACGCGGGAGACCTCGCCGAGTTCAACCGGCTCTACACCGAATACTTCACCCATCCGCTTCCCGCGCGGACGACCGTCACCGGCTGCCTCCCGGAGAGCATCAGGTTCGAGGTCGACGTCGTCGCCCATACGGGAGGGTGA
- a CDS encoding aspartate aminotransferase family protein, which yields MPNDSTLLSGRSAEFRRRALERTPGGVHSNVRLAGAQEFIERAKGAWLYGVDGRDYVDYLLGQGPNFLGHAPDRVIDAVFEACRDGVIFGGQHELEVRASELVCRAVGWADMIRFGVSGTEAVQGALRLARGVTGRTKVVRFEGHYHGWLDNVLTAPRDGAWTVASKGQLAGHLDDFIVLPWNDADQVADALERHGEQVAAVIMEPVMINTGVIEPLPKFLEAVRRLCDAHGVVLIFDEVISGFRLGLGGAAERYGVQPDLATYGKAIAGGFPVAALVGREGLMSRFGTGEVNHSGTFNGSVMATAAVAATVTSLLEDPPYERVTKHSKTLMVGLRDLGLEHDLPLRVEGIPAAFHVSFGEAEVRDYRTLQQLDLARYERLSRDLVRHGLWVAGRGVWYVSACHGEEELDAALTRFESALADGAGR from the coding sequence ATGCCCAACGACTCGACTCTGCTCAGCGGCCGGTCGGCCGAGTTCAGAAGGCGGGCACTCGAACGCACTCCGGGTGGGGTTCACTCGAACGTCCGGCTCGCCGGTGCGCAGGAGTTCATCGAGCGCGCCAAGGGAGCCTGGCTGTACGGCGTCGACGGCCGAGACTACGTCGACTACCTGCTGGGGCAAGGGCCGAATTTCCTCGGGCACGCGCCGGACCGGGTGATCGACGCGGTCTTCGAAGCCTGCCGCGACGGCGTGATCTTCGGCGGGCAACACGAACTCGAAGTCCGGGCGTCGGAACTGGTATGCCGGGCGGTCGGCTGGGCCGACATGATCCGGTTCGGCGTGTCCGGCACCGAGGCCGTGCAAGGAGCGCTGCGGCTCGCGCGTGGGGTCACTGGGCGCACGAAGGTGGTCCGGTTCGAAGGGCACTACCACGGCTGGCTCGACAACGTCTTGACGGCGCCGCGCGACGGTGCCTGGACCGTCGCGAGCAAGGGGCAGCTTGCGGGTCACCTCGACGATTTCATCGTGTTGCCGTGGAACGACGCTGATCAGGTGGCTGACGCGCTCGAGCGTCACGGTGAGCAGGTTGCTGCCGTCATCATGGAGCCGGTCATGATCAACACGGGGGTTATCGAGCCGCTGCCGAAATTCCTCGAGGCGGTACGGCGGCTGTGCGATGCGCACGGTGTCGTACTGATTTTCGACGAGGTGATCTCCGGTTTCCGGCTTGGTCTCGGTGGGGCAGCCGAGCGCTACGGTGTCCAGCCCGACCTCGCGACCTATGGAAAGGCGATCGCGGGGGGCTTTCCGGTAGCCGCGCTCGTCGGGCGCGAGGGGCTGATGTCCAGGTTCGGCACCGGCGAGGTCAACCACTCCGGGACCTTCAACGGTTCCGTCATGGCGACCGCCGCGGTCGCCGCGACGGTGACGAGCCTACTGGAGGACCCGCCGTACGAGCGGGTGACCAAACACAGCAAGACGCTCATGGTCGGGTTGCGGGATCTCGGTCTCGAACACGACCTGCCGCTGCGGGTCGAAGGTATCCCCGCCGCGTTCCACGTCTCGTTCGGTGAAGCCGAGGTCCGTGACTACCGGACGCTGCAACAGCTTGACTTGGCCCGCTACGAGCGGTTGTCGCGCGATCTGGTCCGTCACGGTCTCTGGGTGGCCGGACGGGGAGTCTGGTACGTGTCGGCCTGCCACGGCGAGGAGGAACTCGATGCCGCACTGACCCGGTTCGAGTCGGCGCTGGCGGACGGGGCCGGCCGGTGA
- a CDS encoding IclR family transcriptional regulator, with protein sequence MARRRKQEPEDANRSDSGSPDEERDYSVRAVERVCLILNLLQESVDGITLNEVAQTTGLPKSSAFRYLWTLENHRYVERDEERGVFRLGLGFVGMQSRHLEILRERARPSLETLRDEFGETANLGLLDGDHIIYIEIVESRRGVRLAASRGDHDPLHSTALGKAIAAHLPEDRVRHLLETTGLPTRTANTITSLDDYMSELAKVRRVGYAVDNGENEEDGRCVAAPLLATHLPAAISVSGPASRFTMQDVKRAAKSLIEVAAGIATNPQPQEVTD encoded by the coding sequence GTGGCTCGGCGCCGTAAGCAGGAACCCGAAGACGCCAACCGGTCGGACAGCGGTTCGCCGGACGAAGAGCGCGACTATTCGGTTCGCGCGGTCGAACGGGTCTGCCTGATCCTCAATCTGCTACAGGAGTCGGTCGACGGAATCACCTTGAACGAGGTTGCCCAGACCACCGGTTTGCCGAAGTCCTCGGCCTTCCGCTACCTGTGGACGCTGGAGAACCACCGCTACGTCGAGCGCGACGAGGAGCGCGGGGTGTTCCGGCTCGGGCTCGGGTTCGTCGGCATGCAGTCCCGGCACCTGGAGATCCTGCGCGAGCGCGCCCGCCCCTCGCTGGAGACGCTGCGGGACGAGTTCGGGGAGACGGCGAACCTCGGCCTCCTCGACGGCGACCACATCATCTACATCGAAATCGTGGAAAGCCGCCGCGGCGTCCGGTTGGCCGCTTCCCGCGGGGATCACGACCCGCTGCACTCCACGGCTCTGGGCAAGGCCATCGCCGCACACCTCCCCGAGGACCGCGTCCGGCACCTCCTCGAAACCACTGGACTCCCCACCCGCACGGCGAACACGATCACCTCGCTCGACGACTACATGAGCGAACTGGCGAAGGTGCGCCGCGTCGGCTACGCGGTCGACAACGGCGAAAACGAGGAGGACGGCCGCTGCGTCGCCGCACCGCTCCTCGCAACGCACCTCCCGGCCGCGATCAGCGTCAGCGGCCCGGCATCCCGATTCACGATGCAAGACGTGAAGCGGGCCGCCAAGAGCCTGATCGAGGTCGCCGCCGGCATCGCGACCAACCCGCAGCCGCAGGAGGTCACCGACTGA
- a CDS encoding N-acyl-D-amino-acid deacylase family protein yields the protein MSNEDEVWLRGGLIADGSGGSLFEGDVVLRADRIVEVIPGEGPDSGAGRVVDCRGKVVAPGFIDIHTHSDASFLLDHSAPSKIMQGVTTEVVGNCGFSAFPVEPSRRGQLEEFLKGLGIPRIPTSWVDFEGYVNAVTACRPVMNVAALVGHGALRIAATGSGSANLTAESRGRMVALLRNALEQGAFGLSTGLTYVPSAFAGPAELHELGRVVAEADALYATHARATTGFDAFEEAFEFGRQTGARVQFSHVALNDPQAWGRAGDVLGRFEEVEREGVDIKFDIYPYNASASSLTQYLPAWLQEDGEEAIAVRLRDKREYERARSGLSEGLFGSIPWDWNRVLVSLAGSGDEDLEGMTVQDASARRGVTPEDLCLRLCARHGNRAQVVLFYRVESDVRAFLQHRLAILGSDGSALSETAPGRPHPRNFGAHARLLQRYVVEEQFLSASEAIYKSTLAAAERVGIADRGRLAPGAMADVAVFDLPNVREVGTWTDPCRLASGVSDVWVNGTAVVAGGTFTGACPGRVLTR from the coding sequence ATGTCCAACGAGGATGAGGTCTGGCTGCGGGGCGGCTTGATCGCGGACGGAAGCGGCGGCTCGTTGTTCGAGGGAGATGTCGTTCTCCGAGCTGATCGGATTGTCGAGGTCATTCCGGGCGAAGGTCCGGATAGTGGGGCGGGGCGCGTTGTGGACTGCCGGGGAAAGGTTGTCGCCCCCGGGTTCATCGACATACACACGCATTCTGACGCCAGCTTTCTCCTCGACCACTCGGCGCCAAGCAAGATCATGCAGGGCGTTACCACTGAGGTGGTCGGCAACTGCGGATTCTCGGCTTTTCCTGTCGAGCCTTCTCGGCGCGGGCAGCTTGAGGAATTTCTCAAGGGTCTGGGGATTCCGCGGATTCCGACCAGCTGGGTCGACTTTGAAGGTTATGTCAATGCTGTGACCGCCTGCAGGCCCGTTATGAACGTCGCGGCTTTGGTCGGCCACGGCGCACTCCGCATAGCCGCGACCGGATCCGGCAGCGCGAATCTGACCGCTGAATCGCGAGGCAGGATGGTTGCATTGTTGCGGAATGCGCTTGAGCAGGGGGCTTTCGGGCTGTCGACGGGACTCACATACGTGCCGTCGGCTTTCGCCGGCCCAGCCGAACTTCATGAGCTCGGGCGAGTGGTCGCCGAAGCCGACGCGCTGTATGCGACTCACGCGCGTGCCACCACGGGATTCGACGCGTTCGAGGAGGCATTCGAGTTCGGCAGGCAGACTGGAGCGCGCGTGCAGTTCTCCCACGTGGCGCTCAACGATCCGCAGGCCTGGGGTCGCGCGGGGGACGTGCTCGGGAGGTTCGAGGAGGTCGAGAGAGAGGGAGTCGATATCAAGTTCGACATCTACCCCTACAACGCGTCGGCCTCGTCTTTGACGCAGTATCTGCCGGCGTGGCTCCAAGAGGATGGGGAGGAGGCAATTGCCGTTCGGTTGCGTGACAAGAGAGAGTACGAGCGCGCCCGGTCCGGGCTGTCCGAGGGATTGTTCGGAAGTATCCCGTGGGATTGGAACAGGGTCCTCGTTTCTCTCGCCGGCTCCGGAGACGAAGATCTCGAGGGTATGACGGTTCAGGACGCGTCAGCGCGCCGAGGCGTGACACCGGAGGATCTTTGCTTGCGGCTCTGTGCACGGCACGGAAATCGCGCGCAGGTGGTCCTGTTCTACCGGGTCGAATCCGACGTTCGAGCGTTCCTGCAGCACCGACTGGCGATCCTCGGCAGCGACGGAAGCGCACTCTCGGAAACGGCGCCTGGTCGGCCCCACCCCCGCAACTTCGGCGCACACGCGCGGCTCCTGCAGAGGTATGTGGTCGAGGAACAATTCCTCAGCGCGTCGGAGGCGATCTACAAGAGCACGCTCGCCGCCGCCGAACGGGTCGGCATCGCCGACCGCGGCCGCCTTGCTCCTGGAGCGATGGCCGATGTCGCGGTATTTGATCTGCCGAACGTCCGAGAGGTGGGTACCTGGACGGACCCGTGTCGGTTGGCGAGTGGCGTTAGCGACGTGTGGGTCAACGGAACAGCGGTTGTCGCCGGGGGCACGTTCACCGGAGCCTGTCCGGGGCGTGTGCTCACCCGGTGA
- a CDS encoding glycoside hydrolase family 20 zincin-like fold domain-containing protein has translation MTADDSPTRSRFPALIPQPHTVIIHEQMTFPCVAFMWRDVAPEVSRYVETVRDISGMHSHASGVPVVPIDFATSRLPAEHYRLELREGSIRVEYSDPRGALHAIRTLVDVWDGHDRAWLPVADIEDGPELPVRGVFIESFAGTDLMELSDWQNLIDRLSQLKLNTMGLSIYGCWDIRHGDRPAEYLFTPLAQFPELRTTSRITTWDPDRERECDLEYVPVIFEQDLFADICGYAADRGVEVVPHLGGPGHSTLIPRVVTELSAVGADGDPTGYGYCLSRTDAREALRLLIRNLVDQHLRPNGIRRLHVAGDEYYPIRNVDPRDRERLVSPYCVCEGCRNLGPGELLVEYLVLVGAVLADYGIEMVHWHDTLVREGVLDTYLDRIEELGLPTPAIVWWKYNDPVPEPFATRVETWVAPTTGLFPHLFAQDFTPNISTAVRKGVMGGATGTLAYWIPDVADHQNVACLADLSWNYAASGGAVGFRRRWSQYVSPASWSDAEQAYDLASTVSASYPTMMYLADQILPYFADSGVPTSQYPDDLLVAFSSRQPPVADALRQVAATLREATTLMPRGGEVRYWANPLARWQCEMHRTIESLELFLDVLRLVRRPDDERNDSAEVDERARALLRHVGQTKPGYLAPAALREHWLFVREIAASVRRLRAVPDVGGQDSWHPWIV, from the coding sequence ATGACCGCAGACGATTCGCCGACCCGTTCGAGATTCCCCGCACTGATCCCGCAGCCGCATACCGTAATTATTCACGAGCAGATGACGTTTCCCTGCGTTGCTTTCATGTGGCGAGACGTCGCGCCTGAGGTCAGTCGTTACGTCGAAACCGTCCGGGACATCTCTGGAATGCACTCGCACGCGTCCGGCGTGCCGGTTGTACCGATCGACTTCGCGACGAGCCGCCTGCCGGCCGAGCATTACCGCCTGGAGTTACGTGAGGGGTCGATCCGGGTGGAGTACTCGGACCCCCGTGGCGCTCTGCACGCGATTCGTACGTTGGTCGATGTGTGGGACGGCCACGATCGGGCGTGGCTGCCGGTCGCGGATATCGAGGACGGCCCGGAGCTTCCGGTCCGTGGCGTGTTCATCGAGTCATTCGCTGGCACCGATCTCATGGAGCTCAGCGACTGGCAGAACCTCATCGACCGTCTGTCCCAGCTGAAATTGAACACGATGGGGCTGTCCATTTACGGCTGCTGGGACATCCGGCACGGTGACCGGCCCGCGGAGTACCTATTCACTCCGCTCGCCCAGTTTCCGGAACTCAGGACCACGAGCCGGATCACGACCTGGGACCCTGATCGGGAACGGGAGTGCGATCTCGAATACGTGCCGGTTATCTTCGAGCAGGACTTGTTCGCGGACATCTGTGGATATGCGGCCGACCGAGGTGTCGAAGTGGTTCCACATCTCGGTGGGCCAGGGCATTCGACGCTGATTCCCCGGGTAGTGACTGAACTGTCCGCCGTGGGGGCGGATGGGGACCCCACCGGCTACGGGTACTGCCTGTCGCGAACCGACGCGCGGGAGGCGTTGCGTCTCCTGATTCGCAATCTCGTGGACCAGCATTTGCGGCCGAACGGTATTCGCCGCCTCCATGTCGCAGGAGACGAGTACTACCCGATCCGGAACGTGGATCCGCGAGATCGGGAGCGTCTGGTCAGTCCGTACTGCGTGTGCGAAGGTTGCCGGAATCTCGGTCCGGGAGAACTGCTCGTCGAGTATCTGGTGCTCGTCGGCGCCGTCCTCGCGGACTACGGAATCGAGATGGTGCATTGGCACGACACGCTGGTCCGGGAAGGGGTGCTGGACACCTATCTCGATCGGATCGAGGAGCTGGGCCTGCCGACCCCGGCGATCGTCTGGTGGAAGTACAACGATCCGGTTCCCGAACCGTTCGCGACGCGCGTCGAGACCTGGGTCGCACCCACCACCGGGCTGTTCCCGCACCTGTTCGCACAGGACTTCACTCCCAACATCTCCACCGCAGTGCGGAAAGGGGTGATGGGGGGAGCGACTGGAACTTTGGCGTACTGGATTCCCGACGTGGCGGATCACCAGAACGTCGCCTGTTTGGCGGACCTGTCGTGGAACTACGCGGCGTCAGGCGGGGCAGTCGGTTTCCGTCGCCGGTGGAGTCAGTACGTCTCACCCGCTTCGTGGTCCGATGCCGAGCAAGCGTACGACCTGGCCAGCACAGTCAGCGCGTCTTACCCGACAATGATGTACCTGGCCGACCAGATTCTCCCCTATTTCGCCGATTCCGGGGTGCCCACCTCTCAGTATCCGGATGACCTGCTGGTCGCCTTTTCGTCGAGGCAGCCGCCAGTGGCCGATGCTTTGCGGCAAGTCGCGGCGACCTTGCGGGAGGCGACCACTCTCATGCCTCGGGGCGGGGAGGTGCGGTACTGGGCAAATCCGCTCGCCCGGTGGCAGTGCGAAATGCACCGGACCATTGAATCCCTCGAGCTCTTTCTGGACGTGCTCAGACTCGTGAGGCGGCCTGATGATGAGCGGAACGACAGCGCGGAGGTCGACGAGCGTGCGCGCGCTTTGCTGAGGCACGTAGGGCAGACCAAACCTGGGTATCTCGCCCCGGCAGCCCTGCGCGAACATTGGTTGTTCGTGCGTGAAATTGCGGCGTCCGTGCGGCGGCTACGTGCGGTACCGGACGTCGGCGGGCAGGATTCCTGGCACCCCTGGATAGTGTGA
- a CDS encoding SDR family NAD(P)-dependent oxidoreductase, which produces MGSARPERASSDLRAEPVALVTGASRGIGAAVARRLSADGMAVVVNSFPSEPMISLAKQVVEEIHDVGGRALVVPADVTEPAQVESMFDECESEFGSVTTLVLNAASTDRHEWTDISLREWNEILAVNLTSGFLCCRRAFRSPCDAGASVIVVSSVLAETGAPNALHYGTTKAGLLGFTRSLAREVGPAGARVNCLLPGAIQTEEERESFDSEDLDRTVLAHQVLKRRGRPEDVANVVSFLAGPDSSFLTGQTLRVDAGWTMM; this is translated from the coding sequence ATGGGCAGTGCGAGGCCGGAGCGGGCGTCGTCCGACCTCCGCGCGGAACCTGTAGCTCTGGTGACAGGGGCGTCTAGAGGCATCGGCGCGGCAGTCGCCCGCAGGCTTTCCGCCGACGGGATGGCGGTGGTCGTCAACAGCTTCCCCAGTGAACCGATGATCAGTCTTGCGAAGCAGGTGGTGGAAGAGATCCACGATGTCGGTGGCAGGGCCCTTGTGGTCCCCGCGGATGTCACGGAACCTGCCCAGGTCGAATCGATGTTCGACGAATGCGAATCCGAATTCGGTAGCGTGACGACCTTGGTCCTCAACGCTGCGAGCACCGATCGCCACGAATGGACAGACATCTCGCTACGGGAGTGGAATGAGATCTTGGCGGTCAACCTGACGTCGGGCTTCCTCTGCTGCCGAAGGGCGTTTCGCAGTCCGTGTGACGCGGGGGCCAGCGTGATCGTGGTAAGCAGCGTGCTTGCCGAGACCGGCGCGCCGAACGCGTTGCACTACGGAACGACAAAGGCTGGTTTGCTCGGATTCACCCGGTCGCTCGCGCGAGAGGTTGGACCTGCGGGTGCCCGCGTTAATTGTCTACTCCCGGGCGCTATTCAGACTGAAGAGGAACGGGAGTCGTTCGATTCCGAAGACCTGGACCGTACGGTGCTCGCGCATCAGGTCCTGAAGCGACGTGGGCGGCCGGAAGATGTCGCCAACGTGGTGAGTTTTCTCGCTGGTCCGGACAGCTCCTTCCTTACGGGGCAGACGCTACGCGTCGACGCCGGATGGACGATGATGTGA